From a single Ciconia boyciana chromosome 6, ASM3463844v1, whole genome shotgun sequence genomic region:
- the PTPRCAP gene encoding protein tyrosine phosphatase receptor type C-associated protein, with translation MAGARRRPPVPVLLVLAKLVAAGEPVGSRNDRTVGALLGLLLCLAVGLAVAWHRLCRLSAGRYHPRPMGRRALALLRDCWHWLRGQGDPAVRPCHGDGEVATAAPWDGEEELMPWSQDRRPDEEEEEEEEEEKPKEGAGEQEEEEAEAEAAPEAGESPLGGGEAAGGSAEALLSDLHAFSGTAAWGDARPHVTAL, from the exons ATG GCTGGAGCACGGCGGCGCCCGCCGGTACCGGTGCTGCTGGTGTTGGCCAAGCTGGTGGCGGCGGGGGAACCGGTGGGAAGCCGCAACGACCGGACGGTGGGAGCCCTGCTGgggctcctgctctgcctggcgGTGGGGCTGGCCGTGGCCTGGCACCGTCTCTGTCGCCTCTCAGCCGGCCGCTACCACCCCAGGCCCATGGGCCGCCGGGCGCTGGCGCTGCTGCGGGACTGCTGGCACTGGCTGCGGGGACAGGGTGACCCGGCGGTGCGGCCGTGCCACGGGGACGGGGAGGTGGCGACGGCGGCCCCCTGGGACGGGGAGGAAGAGCTGATGCCGTGGAGCCAGGACCGGCGGCcggacgaggaggaggaggaggaggaggaggaggagaagccgAAGGAGGGCGCGGgtgagcaggaggaagaggaggcggAGGCCGAGGCAGCCCCGGAGGCCGGGGAGAGCCCCctgggcggcggggaggcggcggggggcagcgccgAGGCCCTGCTCAGTGACCTCCACGCCTTCTCGGGGACGGCGGCCTGGGGGGACGCGCGGCCCCACGTCACGGCGCTGTGA